A region from the Ptychodera flava strain L36383 chromosome 12, AS_Pfla_20210202, whole genome shotgun sequence genome encodes:
- the LOC139146078 gene encoding uncharacterized protein codes for MAALDGERFKWKMCMLVCRYNRLAKRGLWYKSAEEEKEATKEVIALLQILKDILDNCGDGFYQSQCWCYIGMLLIKGRHLMDARSHHEKLLELDLVDYYERPTLCFDVADGCYKYGWKELAKYAKLLIKDKQYENALQVIEKSLSKNPDKSNWHAYEQRANIYIKMYDEQSHRLAKQGGVPDKTLLMKAEVDLDVCLEMMDYRPMILLDMVRVQTRLCQNITRPWFNYEVEDMIALEKAFETVAKMRIRETRSHMSMHNI; via the coding sequence ATGGCAGCACTAGACGGTGAGAGGTTTAAATGGAAGATGTGTATGTTGGTCTGTCGATACAACAGGCTGGCAAAACGGGGGCTGTGGTATAAAAGTGCTGAGGAAGAAAAAGAAGCTACCAAAGAAGTGATCGCTCTGTTACAGATTCTGAAAGATATCCTGGATAACTGTGGTGATGGATTTTACCAATCTCAATGCTGGTGCTACATCGGTATGTTGTTGATTAAAGGGAGACATTTGATGGATGCAAGATCTCATCATGAAAAACTGCTGGAACTTGATCTCGTCGATTATTATGAACGGCCCACTCTTTGCTTTGACGTTGCTGATGGATGTTATAAATACGGTTGGAAGGAACTGGCCAAGTATGCAAAATTACTTATCAAAGACAAGCAATATGAGAATGCATTACAGGTGATTGAGAAATCACTTTCAAAGAACCCTGACAAGTCCAACTGGCATGCTTATGAACAGAGGGCAAATATCTACATTAAAATGTATGATGAACAGTCACATCGCCTAGCGAAGCAAGGTGGAGTACCCGACAAGACACTGCTTATGAAAGCAGAAGTAGATTTGGACGTGTGTTTAGAGATGATGGATTACAGGCCAATGATTTTGTTAGACATGGTAAGAGTACAGACCCGTTTGTGTCAAAATATAACGCGACCATGGTTTAATTATGAAGTGGAAGACATGATTGCCTTGGAGAAGGCATTCGAAACTGTGGCAAAAATGAGAATACGGGAGACAAGGAGCCATATGTCTATGCACAATATATGA